The Betta splendens chromosome 7, fBetSpl5.4, whole genome shotgun sequence genome includes a window with the following:
- the icmt gene encoding protein-S-isoprenylcysteine O-methyltransferase, whose product MAGSKLVLEGRVSIKAFILGFSVVVIPLIRTWFGHLDWVFDYLTETSGKIAICIHVAVINGLLLIVYRGPLYKVAVRAGFLGVTFGCGLILSFSEGTWTHFGWYLCSLSFFHYSEYLVTAIINPRSLSLDSFLLNHSVEYTLAAVSSWLEFTVEKLTVPELKQLSWLSVVGLLMVLCGEGLRKAAMLTAGSNFNHIVQNEKAQSHVLVTSGVYSYFRHPSYVGWFYWSIGTQVMLCNPVCIVGYTIASWRFFRERIEEEELSLIHFFAEDYVEYKRKVPTGLPFISGIRVN is encoded by the exons ATGGCAGGCAGCAAGTTGGTGCTAGAGGGAAGAGTAAGTATAAAAGCCTTTATTTTAGGATTCAGCGTGGTTGTGATTCCACTGATCCGAACCTGGTTTGGACATCTTGACTGGGTCTTTGATTATCTGACGGAAACGTCCGGGAAAATAGCGATTTGCATCCACGTAGCGGTGATCAACGGCCTCTTGCTAATCGTTTACAGGGGACCTCTGTACAAG GTTGCTGTGAGAGCCGGTTTCTTGGGAGTTACCTTTGGCTGTGGCTTAATCCTAAGCTTCTCTGAAGGCACGTGGACACATTTTGGCTG GTACTTGTGCTCGCTCTCGTTCTTCCATTACTCCGAGTACCTGGTGACGGCCATCATCAACCCTCGCAGCTTGTCGCTGGACTCGTTCCTGCTCAACCACAGCGTGGAGTACACGCTCGCTGCTGTCTCGTCATGGCTGGAGTTTACTGTGGAGAAGCTGACAGTTCCAG agctgaagcagctgagctgGTTGAGTGTCGTAGGGCTGCTCATGGTGCTCTGTGGCGAAGGCCTGCGTAAGGCTGCCATGTTAACTGCCGGCTCCAACTTCAACCACATCGTCCAGAATGAGAAGGCCCAGAGCCACGTGCTGGTCACTAGTGGGGTCTACTCCTACTTCAGACACCCCTCTTATGTGGGCTGGTTCTACTGGAGCATAGGAACACAG GTCATGCTGTGTAACCCCGTGTGTATAGTGGGCTACACGATAGCCAGCTGGCGGTTCTTCCGCGAGCGGATCGAGGAGGAGGAACTGTCCCTCATCCATTTCTTTGCCGAGGACTATGTGGAGTATAAGAGGAAGGTTCCCACTGGGCTGCCTTTCATCTCTGGCATCCGCGTCAACTAG